In Anseongella ginsenosidimutans, one genomic interval encodes:
- a CDS encoding SusC/RagA family TonB-linked outer membrane protein: MNTRILYAPNRLKYTNLVIATLLTLCCLSISFSSLGQEGGFTISGTVTSAETGETLPGVSIVYKGSPEGAGTDVNGRYSLKVPSGEGVLVFSYVGFQTAEVAIGKRSEINVSLEASVTALDEIVVVGYGTQQREDLTGAISSVSAEDLQNQPLVSADQLLQGKAAGVQISNSSGAPGGRVNIRIRGASSINAGNEPLFVIDGIPVYNSSKDPGGTSYGTFTPTNALASINPNDIASVEILKDASATAIYGSRGSNGVVIITTKRGKGDKVKVNYSGYYGTQKLVRKLDLMNGSEHAGFLNDWAAANELTQPFADPAAIGEGTDWQEEIFNSAPIQNHQVSISSGRGNTNYYISGNYFNQQGIALNSGLERYAIRVNVDNKINDKLTFSQSLTYNRTINRSVPVNSAGSDNIRSVADKVYATSPTIAVYDENGEYIEDWYGATKAENPVASLLTIRNKVNGDNLLGNLSLDYEIAEGLSFKTLLGVNLLNRSNEEYYPRETTYIGGLLGGLGMVSDRRITNILNENILRYSKTINNVHDLEVMGGFTWQTEKTTGASTQPSGFPDDRLGVNSIGSSTGVPEIASSVNEWALASWLGRVNYQYNRKFLLTATFRADGSSKFGSGNKWGYFPSVALGYRLSEENFMKSLEMVDDLKIRASYGLTGNQEIGSYQSLARLVTSNIYIIDNQLVSGASQVGLANRELKWEKAMQWDVGLDLSLFKNRLRMVVDYYEKNTEDLLFTINLPAYSGFSSALYNTGELENKGIEINLEADIFTREFGWNVSANYARNRTEVTSLGKSASTSLFIGYPPGVIRGYLYDGVFNDQSEIDAQTAQEGIAPGDAKYRDVNGDGELDADDRVILGNPLPDYIFGFRNNFSYKGLTLSVFIQGEIGMDSFNGISSFDPSTGSSNKSRTLLNRWTPDNSGSDIPRAGVSNWLSNSSYMLEDRSYIKIRNIQLGYDIPANIVPWAGSANIYLSGQNLVTFTDFPGYDPDGGRHYPTARTIILGVNLGF; this comes from the coding sequence ATGAATACAAGAATTTTGTACGCCCCAAACCGGCTTAAGTATACGAATTTAGTGATCGCAACACTGCTAACATTATGTTGCCTGTCAATTTCATTCTCATCGCTAGGGCAGGAGGGCGGTTTTACCATATCGGGCACCGTTACTTCAGCTGAAACAGGCGAAACCCTGCCCGGCGTAAGTATTGTTTACAAGGGGTCTCCGGAAGGCGCCGGTACGGACGTGAACGGGCGATATTCATTAAAAGTACCCTCCGGCGAAGGTGTACTCGTCTTTTCCTACGTGGGGTTTCAGACAGCTGAGGTGGCCATTGGTAAACGCAGCGAGATAAATGTATCCCTGGAGGCAAGCGTTACCGCGCTGGATGAGATCGTGGTAGTTGGTTACGGTACGCAACAGCGTGAAGATCTGACGGGGGCTATTTCCTCCGTTTCTGCGGAAGACCTGCAAAACCAGCCGCTTGTCAGTGCAGACCAGCTGCTGCAGGGTAAGGCTGCCGGCGTGCAGATATCCAATTCATCGGGCGCCCCGGGCGGCAGGGTCAATATAAGGATACGGGGCGCCAGCTCCATCAACGCCGGAAACGAGCCTTTATTCGTCATCGACGGGATTCCTGTATACAATAGCAGCAAAGACCCGGGCGGTACTTCTTATGGTACTTTTACACCAACCAATGCCCTGGCGTCTATTAACCCGAATGATATCGCGTCGGTAGAGATCTTAAAAGATGCTTCAGCGACGGCCATTTACGGATCGAGAGGTTCCAACGGCGTAGTCATTATCACTACTAAAAGAGGAAAGGGAGATAAGGTAAAGGTGAATTATAGCGGGTACTACGGAACGCAAAAACTGGTAAGAAAGCTGGACCTGATGAACGGGAGTGAACACGCCGGGTTTTTGAATGATTGGGCAGCAGCCAACGAACTTACTCAGCCCTTTGCCGATCCGGCCGCCATCGGAGAAGGTACGGACTGGCAGGAAGAGATCTTTAATTCCGCCCCCATCCAGAATCACCAGGTATCCATTTCCAGCGGAAGGGGCAATACGAATTATTATATTTCAGGTAATTACTTTAACCAACAAGGGATTGCCTTGAATTCCGGTTTGGAGCGCTATGCCATCCGGGTGAATGTCGACAATAAAATAAATGATAAACTCACCTTCAGTCAATCCCTGACCTATAACCGGACCATCAACCGGTCGGTACCGGTCAACAGCGCCGGTTCCGATAATATACGTTCAGTGGCCGATAAGGTATATGCCACCTCCCCGACCATAGCCGTTTATGATGAGAACGGGGAGTACATAGAGGATTGGTACGGAGCGACCAAAGCCGAAAACCCTGTGGCTTCCCTGCTTACTATCCGGAACAAAGTTAACGGGGATAATTTACTTGGAAACCTATCTCTGGATTACGAAATAGCCGAAGGCTTGTCATTTAAAACCCTTCTGGGGGTAAACCTGCTGAACAGGTCGAATGAAGAATATTACCCCAGGGAAACTACTTATATCGGGGGCCTGCTGGGAGGGCTTGGAATGGTTTCCGACCGGCGCATTACCAATATCCTGAATGAGAATATTTTGCGCTATTCCAAAACCATTAATAATGTGCATGATCTCGAGGTGATGGGAGGATTTACCTGGCAGACGGAAAAAACGACCGGTGCTTCCACGCAGCCCTCCGGTTTTCCCGATGATCGCCTGGGTGTCAATTCCATAGGAAGTTCGACGGGAGTCCCTGAAATTGCCTCTTCAGTGAACGAATGGGCGCTGGCGTCCTGGCTGGGAAGGGTCAATTACCAGTATAACCGTAAATTCCTGCTTACCGCGACCTTCCGGGCGGACGGCTCCTCCAAGTTCGGAAGCGGCAATAAATGGGGTTATTTTCCGTCGGTTGCCCTGGGGTACCGCTTATCGGAAGAAAATTTTATGAAATCGCTGGAGATGGTTGACGATCTGAAGATCCGGGCCAGTTACGGCCTTACCGGGAATCAGGAGATAGGCAGCTACCAGTCGCTGGCCCGGTTAGTCACCAGTAACATTTATATCATCGATAATCAGCTGGTATCCGGAGCGAGCCAGGTAGGGCTCGCCAACAGGGAGCTGAAGTGGGAAAAGGCCATGCAATGGGATGTAGGGCTGGATCTTTCCTTATTTAAGAACAGGCTGCGGATGGTAGTAGATTACTATGAAAAAAATACGGAAGATCTTCTGTTTACTATCAACCTGCCGGCGTATTCCGGTTTCAGTTCCGCTTTATATAATACAGGGGAACTGGAAAACAAAGGAATAGAAATAAACCTGGAGGCCGATATTTTTACCCGGGAATTCGGCTGGAATGTGAGCGCCAATTATGCCAGGAACCGCACGGAAGTAACTTCCCTGGGCAAGTCCGCTTCCACCTCGCTTTTTATCGGATACCCTCCGGGAGTTATCCGGGGATATTTGTATGACGGTGTTTTCAATGACCAGTCTGAAATTGACGCACAAACTGCCCAGGAGGGAATAGCGCCCGGCGATGCAAAATACAGGGACGTAAACGGAGACGGGGAACTGGATGCCGATGACCGGGTAATACTGGGAAATCCCCTGCCGGACTATATTTTCGGTTTTCGCAATAATTTCAGCTATAAGGGGCTTACGCTGAGTGTATTTATCCAGGGAGAAATAGGGATGGACTCATTCAACGGCATATCAAGTTTTGACCCTTCCACGGGGAGCAGCAACAAGTCCAGGACCTTACTGAACAGGTGGACCCCGGATAATTCCGGCAGTGATATTCCACGGGCGGGTGTCAGCAACTGGCTTTCGAATTCCAGCTATATGCTCGAGGATCGTTCCTACATCAAGATCCGGAATATACAGCTGGGCTATGATATCCCGGCAAACATCGTTCCCTGGGCAGGCAGCGCCAATATTTACCTGTCCGGTCAGAACCTGGTGACTTTTACCGACTTCCCCGGTTATGATCCGGATGGCGGACGACATTATCCCACCGCCCGGACAATTATTCTGGGTGTGAACCTTGGTTTTTAA
- a CDS encoding RagB/SusD family nutrient uptake outer membrane protein — MKGKNKIIIGCLLAAVSFGNYSCEDFLEEKPQSFLSPENYYQDERDLFAALIGVYESLGDNSQTFLARRLHYLTWFTSGEALSPNLSNQQLLTNYTYTADHSDINSVWTSMYATINKANTVIGRAAEVPMDENLKQQYVAEARFLRALSYFYGVRLWGALPLVTEEVTAIDEVNVARSPISDIYNLIIEDLEFASGLVPATNQQGRAIKGAVKGLLAKVYLTRASSEAAGSNDYQLCADLCKEVIEMPEHHLMPDYQQVFGPSNEFNPESLFEWQGDRNLAPVGEHSPLGAFTMPRGIKMFEEQGPSDGGSIVSTVEYFNLYQEQDYRRESTFVTEGTTFDGEYLTWQQFVNPYPAPCLKYVDRTATSRNGFEWGGNFIVLRLADLYLMRAEALNEINGPTSEAYAMINAIRERTRNRDGDSTSAFPADVSGLDKAAFRDTILRERAVELGFEGHRWFDLVRTGRLVETIKSIDSDYPVSEKHRLFPIPPDELILNEKLTQNTGW; from the coding sequence ATGAAAGGAAAGAATAAAATAATTATCGGCTGCCTGCTTGCAGCGGTAAGCTTCGGAAATTATTCCTGCGAAGACTTTCTGGAAGAGAAGCCCCAAAGCTTTCTTTCCCCCGAAAACTACTACCAGGATGAGCGCGATCTGTTTGCCGCCCTTATAGGCGTGTATGAAAGCCTGGGAGATAACAGCCAGACGTTTTTGGCAAGGCGGCTGCATTACCTGACCTGGTTTACTTCCGGTGAAGCCCTTTCACCCAATCTGTCTAACCAGCAATTGCTGACCAATTACACGTATACCGCCGACCATTCAGATATTAACAGCGTATGGACCAGCATGTACGCCACCATTAATAAGGCAAATACGGTGATAGGCAGGGCCGCCGAAGTTCCCATGGACGAAAACCTGAAACAGCAATACGTAGCGGAAGCCAGGTTTTTACGCGCGCTTAGTTATTTCTACGGGGTCCGCCTGTGGGGCGCGCTTCCCCTGGTAACCGAAGAGGTGACCGCCATCGACGAGGTAAATGTGGCCCGCAGCCCAATATCGGATATTTATAACCTGATCATCGAAGACCTGGAATTTGCTTCCGGGCTTGTCCCGGCGACGAATCAGCAGGGCCGGGCAATTAAGGGCGCCGTAAAAGGGCTGCTCGCCAAAGTCTATTTAACCAGGGCCTCTTCCGAAGCCGCCGGAAGCAATGATTACCAGTTATGCGCGGATCTCTGCAAGGAAGTAATAGAGATGCCTGAACATCACCTGATGCCTGATTACCAGCAAGTGTTTGGTCCGTCGAATGAGTTTAATCCGGAGTCTTTATTCGAATGGCAGGGTGACCGGAACCTGGCGCCGGTAGGCGAACACAGTCCGCTCGGCGCCTTTACCATGCCAAGGGGGATCAAGATGTTTGAAGAACAGGGCCCCTCAGACGGGGGATCAATCGTAAGCACCGTTGAATATTTTAACCTTTACCAGGAGCAGGATTACCGCAGGGAATCCACTTTTGTTACCGAAGGAACTACTTTTGACGGAGAATACCTTACCTGGCAGCAATTTGTCAATCCTTATCCCGCCCCCTGCCTGAAATACGTAGACCGGACAGCCACTTCCCGCAACGGATTTGAATGGGGCGGTAATTTTATCGTCCTCCGCCTGGCGGATCTTTATTTAATGCGCGCCGAGGCCTTAAACGAAATTAATGGGCCTACTTCAGAAGCGTACGCGATGATCAATGCAATCAGGGAACGCACCAGGAATAGGGACGGGGATTCCACTTCCGCTTTCCCGGCGGATGTTTCCGGCTTGGACAAGGCGGCATTCAGAGATACTATACTGCGTGAAAGGGCCGTGGAATTGGGATTTGAAGGGCATCGCTGGTTCGACCTGGTCAGGACCGGGCGCCTGGTGGAAACAATAAAATCGATCGATTCCGATTACCCGGTTTCGGAAAAGCACCGGTTATTTCCGATTCCTCCCGATGAATTAATCCTAAACGAAAAATTAACTCAAAATACCGGATGGTAA
- a CDS encoding sodium:solute symporter family transporter, producing MVRILSVPFVACIIALTFFSNHVNAQEQGPVTEHPATVTWSELPPIPSVSAAGENTGEGEGEGLAGHFAGVHKDVMLVAGGTFFPEKGRPWNGASRVWNGSIHVLERKNSGEYQWLDTVFKLPSARAYGASVSTPEGVLCIGGMDASGNLADVFLLSWDESGRTVQTTAFPDLPAPMAFMGAVLLDGYVYIAGGTAGQDKGHTTKSFYRLNLQGGKQSSGDDWHWEKLPSWNGPGRMMPVLAEQNNGKYHSLFLFSGRKGAAEGEELLYDAHVFDVHTKEWKQLQEVRLGDGSVRCLSGASSVSVGLNHILVFSGADSEDHREFRAAQNQYRNLKTSAAQDSMRGVLNEITDKHSGFSSEVLVYHTLTDTWIKVGDFPRAAPVATQAFWWKEEIIIPGGEIAPALRSPAVWKASLGAKESSILNAWDYLLILLYFITVLYIGYRYKKNIKTTDDYYKAGGRIPGWASGMAMFGTLLSAITFLTTPAKTFNESWIYFLPTISSLVVAPIVVFYIIPAYFKITVTTAYEYLENRFNATARILGSLSFLAFQVAKFGVMLLLPALAISAITGIDVMVCIIVIGLFSTIYGTVGGIEAVVWTEVLQVVVFLLAAALSILVVAMKLDGGVSEIIATNSDFGKFDFVNWDFSFAEITIFVAISYWVGGGMVPYIADQTVIQKYLVTKDAKSASRGVWVNGILIVVSSVLFFAIGSALFAYYAAYPEKLNPALPTQESIYPWFIVNELPSGIRGIVVAGIFAVAMSTISSTMNSMSATVVTDFVRFKPTEHKKLLVIAKVVSALFGILGTLLAAIMFIYEVGSLWDMIRRLTGLLTGGLAGLFLLGIFTKRANHIGALAGFTGSAVIQYLVSMHTPMHFMTYSFTGMLSCFVIGYLASIVAPVQAKKVVEKSNE from the coding sequence ATGGTAAGAATTTTATCGGTACCGTTTGTAGCCTGCATAATTGCCCTTACCTTTTTCTCCAATCATGTAAATGCACAGGAACAAGGTCCGGTAACGGAACACCCGGCAACGGTAACATGGAGTGAACTTCCGCCTATACCTTCCGTATCAGCCGCCGGTGAGAATACGGGGGAGGGTGAAGGAGAAGGATTGGCGGGTCATTTTGCCGGCGTACACAAGGACGTAATGCTGGTGGCGGGCGGCACCTTCTTTCCTGAAAAGGGCCGTCCCTGGAATGGGGCTTCGCGGGTTTGGAACGGTTCCATCCATGTGCTGGAACGAAAAAACAGCGGGGAATACCAATGGCTTGACACGGTTTTCAAATTACCATCCGCCAGGGCTTACGGGGCGTCAGTCAGCACGCCTGAGGGTGTGCTGTGCATTGGCGGAATGGATGCATCCGGCAATCTCGCGGACGTTTTTTTGCTGAGCTGGGATGAATCCGGCCGGACTGTTCAAACCACAGCGTTTCCGGACCTGCCTGCTCCAATGGCATTCATGGGGGCGGTGTTACTGGATGGCTACGTGTATATTGCCGGCGGAACAGCCGGGCAGGACAAAGGGCATACCACGAAATCCTTTTACCGGCTTAACCTTCAGGGCGGCAAGCAAAGCAGCGGCGATGACTGGCACTGGGAAAAACTGCCCTCCTGGAACGGGCCCGGCAGGATGATGCCGGTACTTGCGGAACAAAACAACGGAAAATATCATAGCTTATTCCTGTTTAGCGGAAGGAAGGGTGCGGCGGAAGGGGAAGAACTATTGTATGACGCCCATGTATTCGATGTGCATACCAAAGAGTGGAAGCAGCTTCAGGAAGTCCGCCTGGGTGACGGTTCGGTGCGTTGTTTAAGCGGCGCCTCATCCGTTTCGGTTGGGCTGAATCACATATTGGTGTTCAGCGGGGCAGACAGTGAAGACCACCGGGAGTTCCGGGCAGCTCAAAATCAATACAGGAATTTGAAAACGAGCGCCGCGCAGGATAGTATGCGCGGAGTGCTTAATGAAATAACGGATAAGCATTCGGGTTTTTCGAGCGAAGTGCTTGTTTACCATACCCTTACGGACACCTGGATAAAAGTTGGCGATTTCCCCCGTGCCGCCCCGGTCGCGACGCAAGCCTTCTGGTGGAAAGAAGAAATCATCATCCCCGGCGGGGAGATAGCGCCGGCCTTGCGTTCGCCGGCGGTATGGAAAGCCAGTCTGGGCGCCAAAGAATCATCCATATTGAACGCTTGGGATTATTTGCTGATTCTCCTTTACTTTATAACTGTCCTGTATATCGGATACCGGTACAAGAAGAATATAAAAACTACAGACGATTATTATAAAGCAGGCGGCCGCATCCCGGGATGGGCCTCCGGCATGGCCATGTTTGGCACCTTGCTGAGCGCCATCACCTTCCTTACCACGCCGGCAAAAACATTCAATGAAAGCTGGATTTATTTTTTGCCCACCATCAGCAGCTTGGTGGTTGCCCCGATCGTCGTGTTTTACATTATTCCTGCCTACTTTAAAATCACGGTGACAACTGCCTACGAATATCTTGAAAACCGGTTCAATGCGACAGCGCGGATATTGGGAAGTTTAAGCTTCCTGGCATTCCAGGTGGCGAAGTTCGGGGTAATGCTGCTGCTGCCTGCCCTGGCGATATCGGCGATAACCGGCATCGACGTGATGGTTTGTATTATAGTGATCGGCCTGTTTTCAACCATCTATGGAACGGTGGGTGGCATCGAGGCGGTAGTCTGGACGGAAGTGCTGCAAGTAGTTGTTTTCCTGCTGGCCGCCGCCCTGAGCATCCTCGTAGTTGCCATGAAACTGGATGGTGGAGTGAGCGAAATTATTGCCACAAACAGTGATTTTGGAAAGTTCGACTTTGTCAACTGGGATTTTAGCTTTGCCGAGATTACTATATTTGTTGCCATTTCATACTGGGTGGGCGGCGGCATGGTGCCGTACATTGCTGATCAAACCGTCATCCAAAAGTACCTGGTGACCAAGGACGCAAAAAGTGCCTCACGCGGGGTATGGGTGAACGGAATATTGATTGTGGTATCTTCGGTATTGTTCTTCGCGATCGGAAGCGCGCTTTTTGCCTATTATGCTGCCTATCCCGAAAAATTGAATCCCGCACTCCCGACACAAGAGTCTATCTATCCCTGGTTTATCGTCAATGAATTGCCTTCCGGAATCAGGGGAATTGTGGTGGCCGGAATATTTGCCGTGGCTATGTCCACCATCAGCAGTACAATGAATAGTATGTCGGCAACGGTGGTTACCGATTTCGTTCGTTTCAAGCCCACGGAGCATAAGAAGCTGCTGGTTATTGCAAAAGTTGTCTCCGCGCTGTTTGGGATTCTGGGCACCTTGCTCGCCGCTATCATGTTTATTTACGAGGTGGGTTCATTGTGGGATATGATCAGGCGCCTGACCGGGTTACTTACCGGGGGCCTGGCGGGACTATTTCTTTTGGGAATCTTCACAAAGAGGGCAAATCACATAGGGGCGCTCGCCGGCTTCACCGGCAGCGCAGTTATACAATACCTTGTAAGTATGCACACGCCCATGCATTTTATGACCTACAGTTTCACAGGCATGTTATCCTGCTTCGTTATCGGCTACCTGGCAAGTATAGTGGCTCCGGTTCAGGCTAAAAAAGTGGTTGAGAAAAGTAATGAATGA
- a CDS encoding sialidase family protein — translation MQETMVWTGNERGMKNHRILGLTLGIKGTILAFTEARLDGSDEGPHDLVCKRSTDGGATWSSNIYIEKGDGSFWKSQGVPGKKEAWANPAALTDRSNGRIFIFYVLNEGEHKGVNAQRMTRVFYRFSDDEGLTWSKRTEITAVLNVNPKGKPHLDINGQPIKNEDGFAADYLGRAFHMPGPGHGTQLENGRLLVPFWHRRALGRTRPDGTVQKIPVDDRLYSSSAIYSDDHGVTWEKGTDTGLGHRTTEARILELEDGTVMMNARMHNKSRRWVALSDDQGRSWYKGYEEHTVMPYTSVDCGLLRIRPPHPKSKQENWLLHSHPNKEKERAGLTVSLSTDGGKTWPVSKLVYGYGAMYSDLVQLNDGSIGLIYEKKNNHPGSDLPGGISFARFELDWLTESMGK, via the coding sequence ATGCAGGAGACGATGGTTTGGACCGGCAATGAGCGCGGCATGAAAAATCACCGCATCCTCGGGCTTACGCTGGGCATAAAGGGCACCATCCTCGCATTTACTGAAGCCAGGCTGGACGGAAGCGATGAAGGTCCGCATGACCTTGTATGTAAACGTTCAACAGACGGCGGAGCCACCTGGTCTTCAAATATTTATATTGAAAAAGGTGATGGCAGTTTTTGGAAGTCCCAGGGAGTTCCCGGGAAAAAAGAGGCCTGGGCAAATCCTGCCGCCCTGACAGATCGTAGCAACGGGAGAATATTTATCTTTTATGTATTGAACGAAGGGGAGCATAAGGGAGTTAATGCGCAGCGCATGACCCGTGTCTTTTACCGGTTCAGTGACGACGAAGGGTTAACCTGGAGCAAACGAACCGAAATAACTGCGGTGTTAAACGTAAATCCCAAAGGAAAACCGCACCTGGATATTAACGGGCAACCCATTAAGAATGAAGATGGTTTTGCAGCTGACTATTTGGGGCGGGCTTTTCATATGCCGGGGCCGGGGCATGGTACCCAACTGGAAAACGGCCGTTTGCTTGTCCCGTTCTGGCATAGAAGAGCCCTGGGCCGGACAAGGCCTGATGGTACTGTCCAGAAGATACCGGTTGATGACCGCCTTTACAGCTCTTCGGCAATTTATAGTGATGATCATGGAGTTACCTGGGAAAAGGGAACGGATACCGGCCTTGGGCACAGAACCACGGAAGCACGAATACTGGAACTGGAAGACGGGACCGTGATGATGAATGCCAGAATGCACAATAAGAGCAGGAGATGGGTGGCGTTAAGCGATGATCAGGGTCGTAGCTGGTATAAGGGATATGAAGAACATACGGTAATGCCCTATACCTCGGTTGACTGCGGACTCCTTAGGATCCGCCCGCCGCACCCGAAAAGCAAACAAGAGAACTGGCTCCTTCACTCACATCCAAATAAAGAGAAGGAGCGGGCAGGGCTGACGGTTAGCTTAAGCACTGACGGCGGCAAAACCTGGCCGGTAAGCAAATTAGTGTATGGGTACGGAGCGATGTATTCAGATCTTGTCCAGCTCAATGACGGGAGTATTGGCCTGATATACGAAAAAAAGAATAACCACCCCGGAAGTGACCTGCCGGGCGGAATTTCATTTGCGCGGTTCGAACTCGACTGGCTGACTGAAAGTATGGGAAAATGA
- a CDS encoding sulfatase family protein, giving the protein MKIKTINALLPLLLLAAMVSIVSARQTPRHPDSLRPPNIVIIFMDDLGYGDLASYGATQYHTPNLDRLAGEGMRFTHFYAAQAVCSASRAALLTGCYSNRVGISGALGPTSEIGLNPAETTIAEALKSRGYRTAAVGKWHVGHHLPFLPLQQGFDEYLGLPWSNDMTPFYYDGKRTFPEGQERRKNYPELPLIKGNKKIRELTTLSDQAELTTLYTETAVDFIERNREHPFFLYLAHSMPHVPLAVSSKFKGRSEQGLYGDVLMEIDWSVGEIVKTLEKLELSNETLIIFTSDNGPWLNFGDHAGSAGGLREGKGTSFEGGQRVPCIMRWPDVIPAATVCEKLASAIDILPTVIDISGAEQPENKIDGVNILPLLRGDREANPRDHFYYYYGKNNLEAVRRGQWKLVLPHSYRSYEGVIPGRNGMPGKYARGKTELRLYDLRRDPGERYDMSGTYPEVVDELLGLAAQARADLGDDLTGHAGSNRRPAGKVAQNTTKQE; this is encoded by the coding sequence ATGAAAATTAAAACGATCAACGCATTGCTTCCCCTCTTATTGCTTGCCGCGATGGTTTCGATAGTTTCGGCAAGGCAAACTCCCCGGCATCCCGATAGCCTGCGGCCGCCGAATATCGTAATTATCTTCATGGACGACCTGGGCTACGGCGACCTGGCTTCTTATGGCGCAACGCAGTATCATACCCCAAACCTGGATCGCCTGGCCGGCGAAGGAATGCGCTTCACACACTTTTATGCCGCACAGGCAGTATGCAGCGCGTCAAGGGCGGCGCTGCTGACCGGCTGCTATTCCAACCGCGTGGGCATCTCCGGAGCCTTAGGGCCAACATCGGAAATCGGTCTGAATCCCGCTGAAACCACGATCGCCGAAGCACTTAAATCCAGGGGCTACCGCACCGCCGCAGTCGGAAAATGGCACGTCGGACATCATCTGCCCTTTCTGCCGCTTCAGCAGGGATTTGACGAATATCTTGGATTACCCTGGTCAAATGATATGACGCCGTTTTATTATGATGGAAAACGTACTTTCCCTGAAGGTCAGGAGCGGAGGAAAAACTATCCCGAACTTCCCCTTATTAAGGGAAACAAAAAAATACGGGAACTCACCACACTCAGTGACCAGGCAGAGCTGACCACGCTTTATACAGAGACGGCGGTAGATTTCATTGAACGTAACCGGGAACATCCGTTTTTCCTTTACCTGGCGCATTCTATGCCGCATGTGCCGCTGGCGGTTTCTTCCAAATTCAAAGGTAGAAGCGAACAGGGACTGTACGGCGATGTGCTGATGGAGATAGACTGGTCAGTGGGCGAAATCGTTAAAACGCTTGAAAAGCTGGAGTTGTCAAACGAAACATTGATCATATTCACCTCCGATAACGGCCCCTGGCTAAACTTTGGTGACCATGCAGGGTCCGCCGGCGGGCTCCGCGAGGGGAAGGGAACCAGTTTCGAAGGCGGGCAACGGGTTCCCTGTATTATGCGCTGGCCGGATGTGATCCCGGCAGCAACTGTATGCGAAAAGCTCGCATCCGCTATTGATATCCTGCCCACCGTCATTGACATCAGCGGAGCGGAGCAGCCTGAAAATAAAATCGACGGTGTAAATATACTTCCCCTGCTCCGGGGTGACCGGGAGGCGAATCCCAGGGATCATTTTTACTATTACTACGGGAAAAACAATCTGGAGGCGGTGAGGCGGGGGCAGTGGAAACTGGTGCTGCCGCATTCTTACCGTTCCTACGAAGGCGTTATTCCCGGCCGGAACGGGATGCCTGGCAAATATGCCCGGGGCAAGACCGAACTCAGGCTTTACGACCTGCGCCGGGATCCCGGTGAACGATACGACATGTCAGGAACCTATCCCGAAGTCGTGGATGAGCTGCTTGGCCTGGCCGCGCAGGCACGCGCCGACCTGGGGGATGATCTTACCGGTCATGCAGGAAGTAACAGGCGCCCTGCGGGGAAAGTAGCGCAAAATACCACGAAGCAAGAATAA